DNA from Bacteroides zoogleoformans:
AAAATCATTTTGGGCGTGTTGATTATTATTGCCGATGTAATGTGGACAAACGAAATGAATATCATTTATTTATAGAATTGAAAAGCAATAAACAGTCTTTGCCGTTTGATAAATATAGGGAAGATAGTATTCGTTTTTGGGAAACTGCATACAGGCAAATTTGTGGAATAGGTCAAGAAATTAGGGTAAATAGAGCTTTTTATACTAAACCAATAATTCGTGTTTGTATAGAAACAATCGCTCTATATGCCCATGAAACCAAAAACATAACTACATCAGACATTGACGTAGCTATAAAAGTAGCGCAGAATGATTTTTGCCGTAAGAAAATAAATCCTAATCTAATTGCTTTATGGAAATGTAGCGATAAACTTATGGAGATAGCTAAAGATGAATGGAACGAAGAACGTAAAATGTATGGTATAATCTTTATATGCCATATAATGGAACCTATTTCTTTCTAACAATAGCAATGGATAAACATAGCATAATGTATTACTTGATTTAAATTCTAAAAATGAAACCGTACAATCTTTTTTTAACCGTATTTGTTGGCTTGGTCTTTTTGATAGGTTGCTCGAAAGACGATGTTGAAAAAGAAACAACACCACCCGTGAAATTGGAGTTTCCCAAAAATCTTATAGGTCTTTGGAAAAGTGATGCACAAATAAAAAGTGAAAGTCCTCGAAGTTCCGACATAGAAGTTCTTCCATTTAGTGGCTATAGAAATTATACCCAAATACTATTTCGTACAAATACAGCAATGATAAATGAGTGGCAGGAATATTATCAAGAAGATAAAATGATTTCGGAAACTTATCTATCGCAGAAATGTGAATTGATAGAAGTTAATATGCCTTATTATACCTTACTTATAACAGAGGGTAAAAATATGGGCGAACGAATGGTGTTTAAATATATTCCGGATAAAAAGACAATAGAGTGGGTGGTATATGTTTCTTTAGGGTTTATCCAAAATCCCAAGAATCTCAAAAAGACTGATTGATATTTTGTAATTAGCTGTATTTTTGTAGTTATCCAAATATAGATAACCATAGCAATGATAGACCGAATAACAATCTATATAAACGATGTGGAGTTTGATGATGTAAAAGACCGTCTTGGCTTATCTCCATCAGGAGTAGCCAAAGATGAAAGTTTGATATATTCTTCGTCCGTAAAAAATTTGAAGTTTGAATACAAAGTGAGAAGATTAAACATTACGGGGTCTTTACACAAATATGCAAAAGGAGATAATTATTCCCTATTTACTTATGATGAAGCAAGAGGCGTGTTGCATGAATTGTCTGAGATTGTGGGTATTCCATTAAATCGTTTTGTCGTTTTTAGTATAGAATTGGGAGTAAATATTCAAATGGATAGAGACGTGGAACGCTATCTCAAAATCCTGCACTCTTATAAGCTGCATCCTTTTGTTTTAATGTCGCCATTAAAAGGAACGAGTAAATTTAGAGGAAATAAATGTACGTTTTCTAAATACGTGATAAAATTCTATGATAAGACGTTTGAAACAATAAGAAGGAATTGCATACCTAAAGAAGAACGATATAGAATCCCTGCCAATTTGCTGCGCTACGAAATTCAACTATCACGTAAGCAACTGAAAAGTTTAGGCTTTACAAATGTAACTGGGAAGAATTTGTTAAGCCCTTTGCATTATACACGCTTTAAACGTTTGATGAAACGGGTATTTGATAACATCGTTTTTGATGACGCGATAGATTATACAGGCTGTTTGGAAGATGATATAAAAAAGCATATATTTGTCATGTCTGACAAATACGGTTATTATCTCCAATGTCTAAAAGATTATTTCGGAGAGACAGAATACCGCAAGGAAAGGCGCAGGACAAATGAATTGCTTAAAAGAATGTCCTCACTTCCGAAAGGTGAACTGGAAACCGAACTAAAATCCAAATTTGAAACAACCATTTCTAAAGTATAGCGAAAACGTAAATTTTCCATGCTCCAATATGTAGGAGTAAATAGTAAGTATAATATTAGAATATAGTAAATCTAAGAATATCTACTAATGTAGAATACTTACTAATGATGTTCTTTTTAATGGTAGTATAAGTGCGATATGTATTCAGTACATTAAAGTATAGCAATTCAAAAGCACTGCTTTCTATATACGGTACATCCTTTTTATATCCCGAAACAAAGGAGCATCCAGTATGGTTAATAAAGTCGGTGATATTACTTTCCGTTGTGTTGAGTGTCGAACAACTTCCGAAGTGTACGATTTTGCCGTTTAATTTGCCCTCCAACACATCGGCAATCTCTTTTAGTGTAATAAACTCTTTGCCGAAATAAATGCGGTTCTTGCGTCCGTGATACGCTATATATAAAACGGTGTAGTTTGAGTACCGTTTTTGCGTGAACGCCTGCAAGCCTTTTATGAAGTCCTCTTTGGTGGAACACTTGCGGTAAATGTATTTGATTTTGGAGAAAGTAAACAACAAATCCAATATGGGTTTTATGCTTTGGTTGCTGTGAGGATGTTTGTTCCAGTTACCCTCTAAACAGTAAATGTACCGTTGTTTGGTTTCCGCACGTGCCATATACCTACATCAAAAAACAATCGGTTAAACAACATCGTTTCTTGAAATGCCAGTGCAAACCGCCTAAACCGTTTGATTTTCCGCTAATATCCGTTTTCATGCTTGTTTTTCTTTGAATAGTGGTGCAAAGTTACGAAAAAGTCCGTATCTTTACAATATAAGTAATTTATAAACAGATATTTAATAGTGATTGCAATGAATGTTTTACCATTGTTTTACCCCAGAAAAACAAAAAACGCTGTAACTTGTTCAGTTACAACGTTTCGTGAGGTTTTCAAAGTGGTGCCACCAGGAATCGAACCGGGGACACAAGGATTTTCAGTCCTTTGCTCTACCAACTGAGCTATGGCACCATGTTTTTCTTTTTTGCGGTTGCAAAGGTAGTGAAATTTTTGAACTGTGCAAGGGGTTTGGAAATAAAAACACTGATATTTGAATCGGCTTAATTAAATATCAGTGTTTATTGCATTTTTATTTCATTCTCACTCTGCTTTATCCGCTCCTTCAGCAATAGCAGTCTCTTTCTTTAAAGGATTCCAGCCTTGAGCTTTTAAATGAAACTCCTGTCCATCACGAGTTATGAGAGCACTTCCTAATTCTTGTTTGGTAATGTGCCCGATAAGCTTTACACCTTCTATCTCGGAAACTTTTTCGTGTTCGGCAATAGGAACAGTGAATAATAATTCGTAGTCTTCACCCCCGTTGAGGGCACAAGTGGTCAGGTTCATATTGAACTCCTCTGCCATGACAGCTGTCTGATAGTCAATAGGGATGTGCTCTTCATAAATGCGGCAGCCCACTTTACTCTGAGTGCAGATATGCAGCAATTCAGACGACAAACCATCAGAGATATCCATCATTGCCGTGGGCTGTATCCCTTCTTCCGCCAGCTTTCGTATGATGTCGCAACGAGCTTCCGGTTTCAGTTGCCGTTGCAAAAGATATTCTTTACCGGAAAAGTCTGGTTGCAAGTCTTTGTCTCCCCCCTTGAGTACGGCTTTCTCACGTTCAAGCAGTTGCAGTCCCATGTAAGCGGCTCCCAAGTCGCCGGTGACACAAATCAAGTCGGTTTCACGGGCTCCATTGCGATAAACAATTTTGCCTTTTTCTCCTTCGCCGATGCAGGTGATGCTGATCGTCAATCCGGTGTAGGATGTAGAAGTATCACCGCCGACAATATCTACATCATATTCCTCGCAAGCCAGACGGATGCCGGCATAGAGCTCCTCCATATCTTCTATGCTGAACCGTTTGGAAATGCCCAGCGAAACGGTAATTTGCTTGGGAGTTCCGTTCATGGCATAGATATCGGAAAAGTTGACTACGGCAGACTTATACCCTAAATGTTTGAGCGGGACATAAATCAAATCGAAGTGTACGCCTTCCAATAACAGGTCGGTAGTTACGAGAACTTCTTTATCTGCCGGGTAGGAGAGGACGGCTGCGTCATCGCCGATGCCATACAAGCTTGATTTGTTTTTTAGTTCGATGCCCTCGGTGAGGTGGCGGATGAGGCCAAACTCACCGAGGGTAGCAATTTCTGTTCTCATTATTTTCAGGCTCTGTTGATAAGTTCTCGCATAATTTCTGTCATCCTGGGTTGTGCTTCGTCGGCAGCTTTCTGCACTTCCTCATGAGAAACTTCTACAATCTTGCCTTCTATGCCAAGGTCGGTGATGACAGATATACCGAATACTTTGATGCCGCAATGGTTTGCTACGATTACTTCCGGTACGGTGGACATGCCGACAGCATCAGCACCCAGAATGTGGAACATCTTATACTCCGCGGGAGTTTCAAAAGTGGGACCTTGAGTGCCGAGGTAAACGCCATGCTGAACTTTTATGCCTTTTTCGGCTGCGATGGCATCGGCTTTACGAATCAGTTCCTTGTTGTACGCTTCGCTCATGTCTGGGAATCGAGGCCCATAGGGAATGTTCTTGCCGCGCAACGGATGTTCGGGGAAATGATTGATATGGTCGGTGATAATCATCAGGTCACCGATTCCAAAATCGGGATTGGTGCCTCCACTGGCATTGGAGACGAACAAGGTCTTGATGCCCAGTTCGCGCATCACACGGATGGGAAATGTCACTTCTTTCATGGAATAGCCTTCGTAGAAGTGAAAACGTCCTTGCATGGCCATGATATCCTTATTGCCCAGCTTACCGAAGATTAGTTTCCCGCTGTGTCCTTCTACGGTGGAGACAGGGAAGTTAGGGATTTCTTCGTATTTTATTTCATACTTCTCGGTGATTTCGTCGGCGAGGCTGCCAAGTCCCGTGCCGAGGATGATTGCGGTCTCAGGATGAGTGTGCATCTTTCCTTTCAGAAAGTTTGCTGTTTCTTGAATACGTTCTAACATAGCTGATAACGTTTTGGTTAAATATATATTGTTGATTTTGTAAAAAATCGATTTCTATCGGCAGCACGTAGATGTATGGTTTCAGTGTTTCATCAAGTGCCGGATGTGACTTCAGCCTTGCGGCATCTTTCTCGGTGGTGATGATTAGTCGTTTCCCTTCTTTCAGAGAGAGAAAATCATTTTTTATTTGGTGCAAGTCTTTGTTGGTAAAGTTGTGATGGTCACTGAATGTCTGCAGTTTGATGTGCGGGGTGTAAGTGCTCACTTCTTTTTGCAGAGAAGCAGGGGAGGCGATTCCTGTAACCAAAAGCACTTCTTTATCTTTCGTGAAGGAGGAAAAGTTTTGTTTTCCATTTGTCTTTTCCGGAAATAGAGGAGTCAACACTCCATAGCGGAGTCTGGAAAAAAACAATTGTTGGTAGGGATATAGATGCAACCGTTTGCTGATGATGTTAAAATCAATTGGTTTAAGGTCGTCCGGACATTTAGTGACCACGACAATTTGCGCTCTGTTCTTGCTGCTTATAGGTTCGCGAAGCATTCCGGCGGGGAGCAGAGCGTCATCACACAATAAACGGTGGTAGTCTGTCAGCAGAATGTTCAGTCCGGCCTTTACATAGCGATGTTGAAAGGCGTCGTCTAAGAGGATGCTCCCTACAGCAGGATCCTTCAGCTTGAGAAGTTGCTCGATGCCGTGGCGGCGGTCTTCATCCACCGCTACCCTTATGCCGGGGAATTTACTTTTTATTTGATACGGTTCGTCACCTATCTGTTGCGCACTGCTTTGTCCATCTGCCAGCCTGTAGCCACGAGTCTTGCGCTTATAGCCACGGCTCAGCGTAGCAACGTTGACACCTGTTTCTTGTAGCAACTTTATCAGATATTCCGTGTGGGGCGTTTTGCCTGTTCCTCCTGCAGCGAGGTTGCCTATGCATATCACGGGAACGTCAAAACTCTTTGACCGGAGCCATCCCAGGTCAAAGAGTTTGTTTCGCAGATATACTCCCATACCGTAGAGCCATGCGAGAGGATATAGCCAGTGGCGTATCTTGATAAAGTTATCGGTCATTGAATATTCAGTTCAAAAGGAATGCGAGCTTGTATGCGGTCATATTTGTCAAAGTGCTCCAATACGTTGAATTGTTGATATATATTTCCTATCGTTCCTTTCAGCATGCGGGCTTTGATGTAGTTGCCGGGGTTTGTATTCATCAGCGTTTCAAGGAAGCTTTCTTTCTTTGGATAACTTACCACGGTATAGGCTTCTACGCCGGCTTTGGCAATGGCTATTTCTAAGGCTTTATCCAGACCGCCCAGTTCATCGACCAATCCCAATTCTTTGGCTTTGCTGCCTGTCCAGACACGACCTTGAGCTATTTTATCCAAATCTTCTTTGTTGATGCCGCGGCCGTCGGCGCAGCGGGTCAGGAACAGGTCGTAACCTTGGTTTACATGCATCTGCATCAACCTCTTTTCGCCGTCGCTCATCGGGCGGGTGAGTGTACCGAAATCTGCATATTGATTGGTCTTTACTACATCGATGCTTACGCCTATTTTATCAACCAATCCTTTGGTATTAGGGAACATCCCGAAGATACCGATGGAACCGGTTAGTGTAGTAGGCTCGGCAACAATTGTGTCTGCGTTGCAGGAAATGTAGTAACCTCCTGATGCGGCATATTCACCCATGGAAACGATGACCGGCTTCTCTTTCTTCAATTCGCTTATCGCATACCATATTTGTTCTGAACCGAAAGCACTTCCTCCCGGGGAGTTGACACGCAATACAACAGCTTTCACGTCTTCATCATCTTTTAACTTACGCAAGTCCTTGATTACCTTTTTAGAGTTGATTCCTTCACCATCTGCGGCGGCCGTTGATGAAACGCCGTCAATCTCTCCATATGCATAATATACGGCAATGATATTGCCGCTTTTGTCTTTGGGGACGTTTTTCTTTATGTTAATCATATCTTTTAGTCCCAACACTGGCATACTGTCGTCTTTGTCAATGCCTGCCAATGTTTTCAGATAATTGCGTACATCATTTTTATATATCAGTGTATCTGCCAATCCGCATTTTACACTTTCTTCGGCAGGATAAAACATAAGCATGCGGTCGGCAATAGCGTTCAACGAGTCTACTGATATTTTACGCGATTCGGCAACATCACTTGTCACCTTTCCCCAGATGGAAGCCAGATAAGCCTCAATCTGTTCACGGTTGGCAGGGCTCATTTCTGTAGAGATGAAAGGTTCCACGGCCGATTTATAAGTGCCGACTTTGAAGATCTGCATTTCCACTCCGATTTTCGCTAACAGGTCTTTGAAGAACATCGGTGTAGATGCTAAACCTTTCCATTCAATCATGCCTTGCGGATTCATAAGGACTTTGTCTGCTACACTTGCAAGGTAATACAGCTCTTGTGAGTAATCGTCGCCATATGCCACGATGAATTTTCCCGATTCTTTGAACTCTTTCAGAGCATTGCGTATTTCTTCGTGTGAGGCAAATCCGGCGCTTAATGAAGTGGCTTCGATGTATATCCCTTTAATATCATCATTCTCTTTTGCTTTCTTGATAGAAGCAAGGATGTCGTCCAATCCATAAGTCTTGTAATCATTTTGTATAAGAAAGTCAAACGGGTTGTCTTGGCTGCGTTCGGATAGCGTACCATTCAGTTCTAACATCATGACGGAATTTTTGCGCACTTGTGTTTCCGAATCCGAAGATGATACTATACTGAAAAACACCAGAATACTGATGAAAAACAATACAACACTTGATAAAATGATACCGGTAATACTGGCAAGTGTGAATTTTAAAAAATCTTTCATTGTACTTAATCGTTTTAGTATGCTAACTTTTAAAAGCTAACAAAGATAAATAATTAGGTTGATATTTACTCTATCTGTCGCAAGTTTTTTGGTTTTGTCACAATAAAAAAGTTCTTGGAATAAAATTTATCAATTGAACTTTTGCTCACGCCAGCAGGGCGATAGGATGCTGCATTCGTTTCTATAACTATCGCCGACTTCACATGGATATCGGTCATGACGCCCCTGCGCTCACCCACGACGAGCAGAGGCAGGAAAAGGGTGCGGGGAAATAAAGTTTACCCGAAAAAGAACAAGGAAAATGAAAAAAAACTATATCTTTGTCAAACGTCTGTCTTGTTCAGTATCTCTTTTTCGTTTGTGTCCATCGTCTCAGTATCAATACGCCGAAAGTATCCGATTCAGTTGGTGGGCAGAAAAAGTGTCCGGTGAAATCCGGGAAGCCAAATTGTAGTCTCCTCCGCATCCGCTCCGTATCCGCTCCGTATCACCTCCGTATTACCTCCGTATAATCTCCGCTTATATGGATACGGAGCGGAGGTGGCGCGGACACGGCGGAGACACGCCGCCGGCACGCCTCATATGTTTTTCTCTCCTTTCCCCTCCCTTACCCCCGTGTCCTTTCCCCCTTTTTTCTTCCTTTTCCATTATTATAATGTGTCCCTTCCGCTCCCCACCTTTCCTCCCTTCCTTTTCTTCTTCCTCCTACCTTGCTGTTTTTCAGTCGTTTGATTATTTTTTTTCATTTTTCTCGGAAAAAAGTTCCCCGTATATTTTGCCGTATTTCCCATAAGCTCTACTTTTGCATCCGCTTTCGGCAACGGGGGCATGTGCGCTTTGACATGATGGTTTGCGAGATGCTGCAAGCGGCTTTCGTTTCCCTTTATTCTCCTCCCCTTTCGCAGAGAGAGCGTGTGGCGGTAAATAAAAAAGGGAAAAAAACTTCTCCGATAATTTGGAGTATATTGCTAAAAGTGCTTACCTTTGCATCCGCTTTCCCTTAGAGGTCAGCGCCGTCGATCTTTGAACAGATTTACATAAACAATACAAGTAGTACAAGATCAAGATTCGTTTTCCGTTCATTCGGAAGGCGTTCTTGGGTAAAACAGAAGAACCGTCAATGCCCCCTTGCTTATTCGCTCGGGGGATTGAACATTGAGACTTCTTTAGAATTTCGGATGTCCTGAACAGAGCAACATGCCCTCCTTTTTCCCATTTTCTTCGGGATTTGGGTTTAAGTGAGAGCACACGATACTTTTACAATGAAGAGTTTGATCCTGGCTCAGGATGAACGCTAGCTACAGGCTTAACACATGCAAGTCGAGGGGCAGCATGGACTTAGCTTGCTAAGTCCGATGGCGACCGGCGCACGGGTGAGTAACACGTATCCAACCTTCCGGTTACTCCGGTATAGCCTTTCGAAAGAAAGATTAATCCCGGATAGTATGGTGATTCCGCATGGTTTCTCCATTAAAGGATTCCGGTAACCGATGGGGATGCGTTCCATTAGGCGGTTGGCGGGGTAACGGCCCACCAAACCTACGATGGATAGGGGTTCTGAGAGGAAGGTCCCCCACATTGGAACTGAGACA
Protein-coding regions in this window:
- a CDS encoding purine-nucleoside phosphorylase; the encoded protein is MLERIQETANFLKGKMHTHPETAIILGTGLGSLADEITEKYEIKYEEIPNFPVSTVEGHSGKLIFGKLGNKDIMAMQGRFHFYEGYSMKEVTFPIRVMRELGIKTLFVSNASGGTNPDFGIGDLMIITDHINHFPEHPLRGKNIPYGPRFPDMSEAYNKELIRKADAIAAEKGIKVQHGVYLGTQGPTFETPAEYKMFHILGADAVGMSTVPEVIVANHCGIKVFGISVITDLGIEGKIVEVSHEEVQKAADEAQPRMTEIMRELINRA
- the thiL gene encoding thiamine-phosphate kinase, producing MRTEIATLGEFGLIRHLTEGIELKNKSSLYGIGDDAAVLSYPADKEVLVTTDLLLEGVHFDLIYVPLKHLGYKSAVVNFSDIYAMNGTPKQITVSLGISKRFSIEDMEELYAGIRLACEEYDVDIVGGDTSTSYTGLTISITCIGEGEKGKIVYRNGARETDLICVTGDLGAAYMGLQLLEREKAVLKGGDKDLQPDFSGKEYLLQRQLKPEARCDIIRKLAEEGIQPTAMMDISDGLSSELLHICTQSKVGCRIYEEHIPIDYQTAVMAEEFNMNLTTCALNGGEDYELLFTVPIAEHEKVSEIEGVKLIGHITKQELGSALITRDGQEFHLKAQGWNPLKKETAIAEGADKAE
- the lpxK gene encoding tetraacyldisaccharide 4'-kinase, translating into MTDNFIKIRHWLYPLAWLYGMGVYLRNKLFDLGWLRSKSFDVPVICIGNLAAGGTGKTPHTEYLIKLLQETGVNVATLSRGYKRKTRGYRLADGQSSAQQIGDEPYQIKSKFPGIRVAVDEDRRHGIEQLLKLKDPAVGSILLDDAFQHRYVKAGLNILLTDYHRLLCDDALLPAGMLREPISSKNRAQIVVVTKCPDDLKPIDFNIISKRLHLYPYQQLFFSRLRYGVLTPLFPEKTNGKQNFSSFTKDKEVLLVTGIASPASLQKEVSTYTPHIKLQTFSDHHNFTNKDLHQIKNDFLSLKEGKRLIITTEKDAARLKSHPALDETLKPYIYVLPIEIDFLQNQQYIFNQNVISYVRTYSRNSKLSERKDAHSS
- a CDS encoding DUF6642 family protein, which produces MARAETKQRYIYCLEGNWNKHPHSNQSIKPILDLLFTFSKIKYIYRKCSTKEDFIKGLQAFTQKRYSNYTVLYIAYHGRKNRIYFGKEFITLKEIADVLEGKLNGKIVHFGSCSTLNTTESNITDFINHTGCSFVSGYKKDVPYIESSAFELLYFNVLNTYRTYTTIKKNIISKYSTLVDILRFTIF
- the sppA gene encoding signal peptide peptidase SppA; this encodes MKDFLKFTLASITGIILSSVVLFFISILVFFSIVSSSDSETQVRKNSVMMLELNGTLSERSQDNPFDFLIQNDYKTYGLDDILASIKKAKENDDIKGIYIEATSLSAGFASHEEIRNALKEFKESGKFIVAYGDDYSQELYYLASVADKVLMNPQGMIEWKGLASTPMFFKDLLAKIGVEMQIFKVGTYKSAVEPFISTEMSPANREQIEAYLASIWGKVTSDVAESRKISVDSLNAIADRMLMFYPAEESVKCGLADTLIYKNDVRNYLKTLAGIDKDDSMPVLGLKDMINIKKNVPKDKSGNIIAVYYAYGEIDGVSSTAAADGEGINSKKVIKDLRKLKDDEDVKAVVLRVNSPGGSAFGSEQIWYAISELKKEKPVIVSMGEYAASGGYYISCNADTIVAEPTTLTGSIGIFGMFPNTKGLVDKIGVSIDVVKTNQYADFGTLTRPMSDGEKRLMQMHVNQGYDLFLTRCADGRGINKEDLDKIAQGRVWTGSKAKELGLVDELGGLDKALEIAIAKAGVEAYTVVSYPKKESFLETLMNTNPGNYIKARMLKGTIGNIYQQFNVLEHFDKYDRIQARIPFELNIQ